One genomic window of Undibacterium cyanobacteriorum includes the following:
- a CDS encoding enoyl-CoA hydratase/isomerase family protein — MYQTLTLTRDNKVATVTLNRPDVRNAFNETTIAEITQVFNELSGDTSIRAIVLAANGPAFCAGADLNWMKKMADYTHAENVADAGALAAMLSAIYTCAKPVVAQIQGDCYAGGMGLVAACDVIVSVDTAQFCLSEVKLGLIPATISPYVIKAMGENAARRYFLTAERFDAAQALRIGFVHEVVAADALQSKVAEIVKALVTNSPNAVAQAKVLVRDVGGREITPDLIANTVEGIAMIRASDEGREGVRSFLEKRKPSWLG; from the coding sequence ATGTACCAAACCCTCACCCTCACGCGCGACAACAAAGTTGCCACCGTTACGCTCAATCGTCCTGATGTACGCAATGCGTTCAACGAAACGACGATTGCTGAGATTACGCAGGTGTTTAATGAATTAAGTGGCGATACCAGTATTCGCGCGATTGTGTTGGCGGCGAATGGTCCTGCGTTTTGCGCGGGTGCTGACCTCAATTGGATGAAGAAGATGGCGGACTATACGCATGCGGAGAATGTTGCCGATGCGGGTGCGTTGGCCGCGATGTTATCTGCCATCTATACCTGTGCGAAACCTGTGGTGGCGCAAATTCAAGGTGACTGCTATGCCGGTGGTATGGGCTTGGTCGCGGCTTGTGATGTGATCGTTTCTGTCGATACCGCACAGTTCTGCTTGAGTGAAGTCAAGTTAGGTTTGATTCCTGCCACGATTTCTCCGTATGTGATTAAAGCCATGGGCGAAAATGCCGCTCGTCGCTATTTCTTAACCGCAGAACGTTTCGATGCAGCGCAAGCTTTGCGAATTGGTTTTGTACATGAGGTGGTGGCAGCGGATGCTTTGCAAAGTAAAGTGGCGGAGATCGTTAAAGCTTTGGTGACCAATAGTCCGAATGCAGTCGCCCAAGCGAAGGTCTTAGTGCGCGATGTCGGCGGTCGTGAAATTACTCCCGACTTGATTGCAAATACAGTAGAAGGGATTGCCATGATTCGTGCCTCGGATGAAGGTCGTGAAGGCGTGCGTTCCTTCCTCGAGAAGCGTAAGCCGAGCTGGTTGGGGTGA
- the bioB gene encoding biotin synthase BioB produces MEQTVKNDTATSAPLQFQAPVKTITAETWPVDEVMALFELPFNDLLFKAQQIHRENFPNGDVELATLLSIKTGGCEEDCGYCPQAARYDTGVEAKKLMDVRDVLEAAKAARENGATRFCMGAAWRSPKDRDMEKVETMVREVKAMGLETCATLGMLKEEQAQRLAAAGLDYYNHNLDTAPEFYNNVISTRDYQDRLDTLGHVRTAGLKVCCGGIIGMGESRRQRAGLISQLANLNPYPESVPVNHLVQVEGTPLHGLDPLDPLEFVRTIAVARITMPKARVRLSAGRRQMGEAVQAMCFLAGANSIFYGDKLLTTENPEAEDDKALLEKLGLKTRGVVEKKAGGCS; encoded by the coding sequence ATGGAACAAACAGTGAAAAACGACACCGCCACTAGCGCACCATTGCAATTTCAAGCGCCGGTGAAAACCATCACGGCTGAAACTTGGCCAGTTGATGAAGTAATGGCGCTGTTTGAGTTGCCATTCAATGACCTTCTGTTTAAGGCTCAACAGATCCATCGAGAGAATTTTCCGAACGGTGATGTTGAACTCGCGACCTTGTTGTCGATTAAGACCGGCGGATGTGAAGAGGATTGCGGCTATTGCCCACAAGCGGCGCGCTACGATACGGGCGTCGAAGCGAAGAAGTTGATGGATGTGCGCGATGTGTTGGAAGCGGCCAAAGCGGCACGCGAAAACGGTGCAACGCGTTTCTGTATGGGCGCAGCATGGCGTTCGCCGAAAGATAGAGACATGGAAAAAGTTGAAACCATGGTGCGCGAAGTCAAAGCCATGGGCTTAGAAACCTGTGCCACCTTGGGCATGCTGAAGGAAGAGCAAGCACAGCGATTGGCAGCAGCCGGTTTGGATTACTACAACCACAATCTCGATACTGCACCAGAGTTCTACAACAACGTGATTTCAACACGCGATTATCAAGATCGTTTGGATACTTTGGGACATGTGCGCACCGCAGGTTTGAAAGTGTGTTGCGGCGGTATCATCGGCATGGGTGAAAGTCGTCGTCAACGTGCTGGTTTGATTTCGCAATTGGCGAACTTGAATCCTTATCCAGAATCCGTGCCTGTGAATCATTTAGTGCAAGTCGAAGGCACACCTTTGCATGGCCTCGACCCACTCGATCCTTTGGAATTCGTACGCACCATCGCGGTAGCGCGTATCACGATGCCGAAAGCCCGTGTACGTTTGTCGGCAGGACGTCGTCAAATGGGCGAAGCAGTGCAAGCCATGTGCTTCCTCGCTGGCGCGAATTCGATTTTCTACGGCGATAAATTGCTGACTACAGAAAATCCAGAAGCAGAAGACGACAAAGCCTTGTTGGAAAAATTAGGTTTGAAGACGCGTGGTGTAGTAGAGAAGAAGGCTGGTGGTTGTAGTTAA
- the bioA gene encoding adenosylmethionine--8-amino-7-oxononanoate transaminase, which produces MVFKNKLNVVNTELKTPSTSWVERSLQSVWHPCTQMQHHETMPLIPVSHGRGAWLVDMEGKRYLDGISSWWVNLFGHANPRINTALKDQLDQLEHAMLAGFTHEPVIRLSEKLSALTGGVLGHCFYASDGASATEIALKMSFHFWRNQGQTEKQEFICLKGSYHGETIGALAVTDVALFRDAYGPMIRNAHVVASPDARLAQEGETAMDVARRAAADMERCLQERAGKIAAVILEPLVQCATGFAMHDPEYLRLVRALCDQYQVHLIADEIAVGCGRTGTFFACENAQIWPDFVCLSKGISGGYLPLSLVMTRENIYQGFYDSDVRRGFLHSHSYTGNPLACRAALATLEIFETDEVLAQNRVKAANITEALQPLAQHHRVKHFRQQGMMWAFDAVFDDATAPAAKTFSRRFFTQALQEELLLRPIGNTVYLMPPYIVNQEEISLVGERMLKVFNQVMGEAA; this is translated from the coding sequence ATGGTTTTTAAAAATAAGTTAAACGTAGTGAATACCGAATTGAAAACACCGAGCACATCATGGGTAGAGCGCAGTCTGCAAAGCGTCTGGCATCCGTGCACGCAAATGCAGCACCACGAAACCATGCCTTTGATTCCGGTGAGTCATGGTCGCGGCGCCTGGCTGGTCGACATGGAAGGCAAGCGCTATCTCGATGGTATTAGCTCTTGGTGGGTCAATTTGTTCGGGCACGCGAATCCACGTATCAACACCGCACTCAAAGATCAGCTCGATCAATTGGAACATGCGATGTTGGCAGGCTTTACGCATGAGCCTGTGATTCGTTTGTCCGAGAAGTTGTCTGCCCTCACGGGTGGCGTGCTTGGTCACTGCTTCTACGCCTCGGATGGCGCATCTGCCACCGAAATCGCCTTGAAGATGAGTTTCCATTTTTGGCGCAATCAAGGTCAAACCGAGAAGCAAGAATTTATTTGCCTGAAAGGCAGCTATCACGGCGAGACCATAGGCGCGCTGGCGGTGACAGATGTGGCTTTATTCCGCGACGCTTACGGCCCCATGATCCGCAATGCTCACGTGGTCGCTTCGCCAGATGCGCGCCTGGCACAAGAAGGTGAAACAGCGATGGATGTCGCGCGCCGTGCAGCGGCCGATATGGAACGCTGCTTGCAGGAACGTGCTGGCAAAATTGCAGCGGTGATCTTAGAGCCTTTGGTGCAATGTGCGACCGGTTTCGCCATGCATGATCCCGAATATCTACGATTGGTGCGCGCTTTGTGTGATCAATACCAAGTCCATTTGATTGCCGATGAAATCGCGGTTGGCTGTGGTCGCACGGGCACTTTCTTTGCTTGCGAAAATGCGCAAATTTGGCCTGACTTTGTCTGCTTATCCAAAGGAATTAGTGGTGGCTATTTGCCGCTGTCTTTGGTGATGACGCGCGAAAACATCTATCAAGGCTTTTACGATAGCGATGTGCGTCGTGGATTTTTACATTCACATTCATACACTGGCAATCCTTTGGCCTGCCGCGCCGCATTGGCGACCTTGGAAATTTTCGAGACCGATGAGGTGTTGGCGCAAAATCGCGTGAAGGCGGCGAACATCACTGAGGCTTTGCAGCCACTCGCGCAACATCATCGAGTCAAACATTTCCGTCAGCAGGGCATGATGTGGGCTTTCGATGCCGTGTTTGATGACGCCACTGCGCCAGCCGCAAAAACATTTTCACGCCGTTTCTTTACCCAAGCTTTGCAAGAAGAATTGTTGTTACGCCCGATTGGCAACACCGTGTATTTGATGCCGCCGTATATTGTGAATCAAGAAGAAATAAGTTTGGTAGGCGAACGCATGCTGAAAGTCTTCAACCAAGTCATGGGAGAAGCAGCGTGA
- a CDS encoding YchJ family protein: MSKTICPCGTNKEFAACCGRYISGAEVAPTAEALMRSRYTAYTLNDEAYLRATWDERTCPKESIVHGDPTKWLGLEVKKHTTQEKEAMVEFVARYKIGGKAHRLHEKSRFVKFDGKWFYVDGIYQ, translated from the coding sequence GTGAGTAAAACAATCTGCCCCTGTGGCACCAACAAAGAATTCGCAGCCTGTTGCGGCCGCTACATCAGCGGTGCGGAAGTCGCACCAACTGCAGAAGCATTAATGCGCTCGCGTTACACGGCCTACACGCTCAACGACGAAGCATATTTGCGAGCGACTTGGGATGAAAGGACTTGTCCTAAGGAGTCTATCGTGCATGGTGATCCGACCAAGTGGTTAGGATTGGAAGTAAAGAAACACACAACGCAAGAGAAAGAAGCCATGGTGGAATTCGTGGCGCGTTACAAAATTGGTGGCAAAGCCCATCGACTACACGAAAAAAGTCGCTTCGTGAAGTTTGATGGCAAATGGTTTTATGTTGATGGAATCTACCAATAA
- the bioF gene encoding 8-amino-7-oxononanoate synthase: protein MILLDQIQRELAALDAKSLRRRRRHAESPSAPRVKVDGRDMLAFCSNDYLGLAAHPKIIAAMQKGADLYGVGSGASHLISGHSHAHAVLEERLAEFVAPHLVNAKALYFCTGYMANLAVLAGLAAVSGKETELFSESLNHASLIDGAKLSRAKLQVYPHGDVATLRSLLQASSAPTKIVVSDSVFSMDGNLAPVPELLALCEEFNAWLVIDDAHGFGALGANGRGVLEHFNLRSPNLVYMGTLGKSAGVGGAFVAAHADVIEWLVNKARPYIYTTAAPPALAHALLTSLDIIQGEEGRARRAHLQALIAQLRRDLKLKRWTLMPSDTAVQPIVIGDNAESLKAAATLYEQGFWVPAIRPPTVPEGTARLRITLSAAHTAEDLALLIDAVNGLEE from the coding sequence GTGATTCTACTCGATCAAATCCAACGTGAATTAGCAGCCTTAGATGCGAAGAGTTTGCGTCGTCGTCGCCGTCATGCCGAGAGCCCGAGTGCGCCGCGTGTCAAGGTTGATGGCCGCGATATGCTGGCGTTTTGTAGCAATGATTATCTCGGCTTGGCCGCGCATCCAAAAATTATCGCTGCCATGCAAAAAGGTGCTGATCTTTACGGGGTCGGTAGTGGTGCTTCACATTTAATTAGCGGCCACAGTCACGCTCACGCTGTGCTCGAAGAACGCCTCGCAGAATTTGTTGCTCCGCATTTGGTGAACGCCAAAGCGCTGTATTTTTGTACGGGTTATATGGCGAATCTCGCCGTGTTGGCGGGCTTGGCGGCGGTCTCAGGTAAAGAGACGGAATTGTTTTCTGAATCACTGAACCATGCATCTTTGATCGATGGCGCCAAATTGTCGCGCGCAAAATTGCAGGTGTATCCGCATGGCGATGTCGCGACCTTACGCAGTTTGCTGCAGGCCTCATCTGCACCGACGAAAATCGTGGTCAGCGATAGCGTCTTTAGTATGGATGGCAATCTAGCCCCCGTGCCAGAATTGCTCGCCTTGTGCGAAGAGTTTAATGCATGGTTGGTGATCGATGATGCTCATGGCTTCGGTGCCTTAGGTGCCAATGGGCGTGGCGTCTTAGAGCACTTTAATCTGCGTTCGCCTAACTTGGTCTACATGGGCACCTTGGGCAAATCGGCCGGTGTCGGTGGAGCCTTCGTGGCGGCACATGCCGATGTGATCGAATGGTTGGTGAACAAAGCGCGTCCTTATATTTATACGACCGCTGCACCGCCGGCCTTGGCACATGCCTTGTTGACGAGTCTAGATATTATTCAAGGCGAAGAAGGACGAGCGCGCCGTGCTCATTTACAGGCTTTGATTGCCCAACTGCGCCGTGACTTAAAGTTGAAGCGTTGGACACTCATGCCATCAGATACAGCAGTGCAACCGATTGTGATTGGCGACAATGCCGAAAGTTTGAAGGCAGCAGCAACTTTGTACGAACAAGGATTTTGGGTGCCAGCAATACGGCCACCAACAGTGCCGGAAGGTACAGCGCGTTTGCGTATCACTTTGTCGGCCGCGCATACGGCAGAAGATTTGGCTTTGTTGATTGATGCTGTGAATGGTTTGGAAGAGTGA
- a CDS encoding carboxyl transferase domain-containing protein has protein sequence MTTLESKLNPRSEDFKTNAAAMQAIVDDLKAKIAQISLGGGEAAREKHLARGKLLPRDRVQMLLDPGTPFLEFSQLAAFNMYKEKNDADAAPSAGVITGIGRVAGQECVIVCNDATVKGGTYFPMTVKKHLRAQEIAEQNNLPCIYLVDSGGANLPNQDEVFPDRDHFGRIFYNQANMSAKDIPQIAVVMGSCTAGGAYVPAMSDESIIVKDQGTIFLAGPPLVKAATGEVVSAEDLGGGDVHTRLSGVADHLAQNDTHALSLARGIVSHLNRQKPQTVVLKKVEEPRYPASELYGVIPVDTRKPFDVREVIARIVDGSHFDEFKARYGTTLVCGFAHIHGMPVGIVANNGILFSEAALKGTHFIELCCQRKIPLVFLQNITGFMVGRKYENEGIARNGAKMVTAVATANVPKFTVIIGGSFGAGNYGMCGRAYSPRFMWMWPNARISVMGGEQAASVLATVRRDGIEAKGGSWSAEEEAAFKQPIKDQYEHQGHPYYASARLWDDGVIDPADTRMVLGLGLSAALNAPIPDAKFGIFRM, from the coding sequence ATGACAACTCTAGAGTCCAAACTTAACCCTCGTTCAGAGGACTTCAAAACCAACGCTGCGGCGATGCAAGCGATTGTGGATGACCTTAAAGCCAAGATCGCCCAGATCTCGCTGGGTGGCGGCGAGGCAGCGCGTGAAAAGCATTTGGCGCGTGGTAAATTGTTGCCGCGTGATCGCGTACAAATGTTGCTCGATCCGGGCACGCCTTTCCTTGAATTTTCGCAACTGGCCGCGTTCAATATGTATAAAGAAAAGAACGATGCGGATGCGGCGCCAAGTGCGGGTGTGATCACGGGTATCGGTCGCGTGGCCGGACAAGAATGTGTGATCGTGTGTAACGATGCCACGGTCAAAGGCGGCACGTATTTCCCAATGACGGTGAAAAAGCATTTGCGTGCACAAGAGATCGCCGAGCAAAACAATTTGCCTTGTATCTATCTCGTTGATAGTGGTGGTGCAAACTTGCCGAACCAAGATGAAGTGTTCCCAGATCGCGATCACTTCGGCCGCATTTTCTACAATCAAGCCAATATGTCTGCGAAGGACATCCCGCAAATCGCAGTGGTGATGGGCTCATGTACAGCGGGTGGTGCTTACGTGCCAGCCATGAGCGATGAGTCGATTATCGTCAAAGATCAAGGCACGATATTCTTGGCCGGCCCGCCTTTGGTGAAAGCCGCGACTGGTGAAGTGGTGAGTGCGGAAGATCTCGGTGGTGGTGACGTGCATACGCGTTTGTCGGGTGTAGCCGATCATCTCGCGCAAAATGATACTCATGCGCTGTCTTTGGCGCGCGGCATCGTTTCGCACTTGAATCGCCAGAAGCCACAGACCGTGGTGTTGAAAAAGGTGGAAGAACCGAGATATCCGGCCAGTGAATTGTATGGCGTGATTCCAGTCGATACACGCAAACCTTTCGATGTGCGTGAAGTGATTGCCCGTATCGTGGATGGCAGCCACTTCGATGAATTTAAAGCACGTTACGGCACGACGCTGGTCTGCGGTTTTGCGCATATTCACGGCATGCCGGTTGGTATCGTCGCTAACAACGGCATCTTGTTTTCCGAAGCCGCATTGAAAGGCACGCATTTCATTGAGCTGTGCTGCCAACGTAAGATCCCGCTGGTGTTCTTGCAAAATATCACCGGCTTTATGGTCGGCCGTAAATATGAAAACGAAGGTATCGCACGCAATGGCGCCAAGATGGTGACGGCAGTGGCGACAGCAAATGTGCCGAAATTCACCGTGATTATTGGCGGCAGTTTCGGCGCAGGGAACTACGGTATGTGCGGCCGTGCTTATTCACCGCGCTTCATGTGGATGTGGCCGAATGCCCGTATTTCCGTGATGGGCGGCGAACAAGCCGCGAGCGTGTTGGCCACCGTGCGTCGTGATGGCATTGAGGCCAAAGGTGGTAGCTGGAGCGCCGAAGAAGAAGCCGCGTTTAAACAACCGATCAAAGATCAATACGAACACCAAGGCCATCCTTACTATGCATCGGCACGCTTGTGGGATGACGGTGTGATTGATCCAGCGGATACGCGTATGGTGTTGGGATTGGGCTTGTCGGCCGCGCTCAACGCTCCAATACCAGATGCTAAGTTTGGGATATTCAGAATGTAG
- a CDS encoding endonuclease domain-containing protein, translating into MTVFNPHYPSKVPDDLKQYAREMRQNMPDAEQLLWYLLRNRRMAGAKFRRQHPVGRYILDFYCIEKSLAIELDGGQHSEQQAYDKSRDQFLALQGIEVLRFWNNQMLSETESVLEMIYARVTD; encoded by the coding sequence ATGACGGTGTTCAATCCACATTACCCGAGCAAAGTTCCTGACGATCTCAAGCAGTACGCGCGAGAAATGCGTCAAAATATGCCAGATGCCGAGCAATTGCTTTGGTATTTGCTGAGAAATCGGAGAATGGCTGGTGCTAAGTTTCGGAGGCAACATCCGGTTGGGCGATACATCCTTGACTTTTATTGTATCGAGAAGAGCTTAGCGATTGAATTGGATGGCGGCCAACATAGTGAACAGCAAGCTTATGACAAAAGCCGCGATCAATTCTTAGCACTGCAAGGTATCGAGGTTCTGCGATTTTGGAATAATCAAATGTTGTCCGAAACAGAGTCCGTTCTTGAAATGATTTATGCTAGGGTCACCGATTAG
- a CDS encoding acetyl/propionyl/methylcrotonyl-CoA carboxylase subunit alpha — protein sequence MFSKILIANRGEIACRVAATARRMGIKTVAVYSEADANAKHVAVCDEAVLIGPAPAKESYLRAEKIIEVALATGAQAIHPGYGFLSENSEFANACAKAGIAFIGPPASAIEAMGSKSAAKSLMEKAKVPLVPGYHGDNQDSDFLQGEADRIGYPVLLKASAGGGGKGMRVIEKAADFKDGLASCKREAINSFGDDKVLAEKYLQRPRHIEIQVFADTHGNCVYLFERDCSVQRRHQKVLEEAPAPGMTAERRAAMGEAAVAAAKAVGYVGAGTVEFIANQDGSFYFMEMNTRLQVEHPVTEMITGTDLVEWQLRVAAGEKLPLQQDQLRIHGHAIEARVYAENPEKGFLPSIGTLRHMRTPEAVNFELGGSNEPAAFRIDSGVREGDTISPFYDPMIAKMIVWGKDRKEALARMAQALAQYQIVGLNSNIGFLSRLVQGEAFSNADLDTGLIERHHGALFPAVAPANLSTLAFAAVALIASEKQVGNDPWQSSTGWRMNSQLQRGLQFEEEQGTHSLSVTYGQDGWTMAANGASTQVRLVSQAANELVLAMGEQTMRGTVVRDGEQFHVFTQGHHTVLHYVDVMAHAGENEAEGGRLTAPMPGKIVAVIAKNGQEVKKGEALLIMEAMKMEHTISAPHDGVVEEVLYTVGDQVTEGAPLLNFKQ from the coding sequence ATGTTTAGCAAAATCCTCATCGCCAATCGTGGCGAAATTGCTTGCCGTGTTGCTGCGACTGCGCGTCGTATGGGTATCAAAACGGTGGCGGTGTATTCCGAAGCCGATGCGAATGCCAAACACGTGGCGGTGTGTGATGAAGCGGTCTTGATTGGTCCGGCACCGGCCAAGGAAAGTTATTTACGTGCCGAGAAAATTATCGAGGTGGCGTTGGCAACGGGTGCGCAAGCGATCCATCCTGGCTATGGTTTTTTGTCTGAGAATAGTGAGTTCGCGAATGCTTGCGCGAAAGCGGGTATCGCTTTTATCGGCCCACCAGCTTCTGCGATTGAGGCGATGGGTAGCAAGTCCGCAGCGAAGTCTTTGATGGAAAAAGCTAAGGTGCCTTTGGTGCCTGGCTATCATGGTGACAACCAAGACTCAGATTTCTTGCAAGGCGAGGCGGATCGCATCGGCTATCCTGTGTTGCTGAAAGCCAGTGCCGGTGGTGGTGGCAAAGGCATGCGCGTGATCGAAAAAGCGGCCGACTTCAAAGACGGTTTGGCATCGTGCAAACGCGAGGCGATCAATTCGTTTGGTGACGATAAAGTTCTCGCCGAAAAGTATTTGCAACGTCCACGCCATATCGAAATCCAAGTGTTTGCTGACACCCATGGCAATTGCGTGTATTTGTTTGAACGCGATTGCTCGGTACAACGTCGTCATCAAAAAGTATTGGAAGAAGCACCAGCGCCAGGCATGACGGCAGAACGTCGTGCAGCGATGGGTGAAGCTGCCGTGGCAGCAGCGAAAGCAGTTGGCTATGTTGGCGCAGGTACGGTGGAATTCATCGCCAACCAAGATGGTTCATTCTACTTTATGGAAATGAACACACGTCTGCAGGTGGAACATCCTGTCACAGAAATGATTACCGGCACCGATTTGGTTGAATGGCAATTGCGTGTTGCCGCTGGTGAAAAGCTACCGCTGCAACAAGATCAATTGCGCATTCATGGTCATGCGATCGAAGCACGTGTGTATGCGGAGAATCCAGAGAAGGGCTTCCTCCCTTCGATCGGCACGCTGCGCCATATGCGTACGCCAGAGGCGGTTAACTTCGAACTCGGTGGCAGCAACGAGCCTGCCGCCTTCCGTATCGATTCTGGGGTGCGTGAAGGCGATACGATTTCGCCTTTCTACGATCCTATGATTGCTAAGATGATTGTGTGGGGCAAGGATAGAAAAGAAGCCTTGGCGCGCATGGCACAAGCATTGGCGCAATATCAGATTGTGGGCTTGAACTCGAACATCGGTTTCCTCTCGCGTTTGGTCCAAGGTGAAGCCTTCTCTAACGCCGATTTAGATACCGGTTTGATCGAGCGCCATCATGGCGCATTGTTTCCTGCTGTCGCGCCGGCGAACCTATCAACCTTGGCATTCGCGGCGGTGGCATTGATCGCCAGCGAAAAACAAGTCGGTAACGATCCATGGCAGAGCAGCACCGGCTGGCGTATGAACTCGCAGTTGCAACGTGGTTTGCAGTTTGAAGAAGAGCAGGGCACTCATTCACTCTCTGTCACCTATGGACAAGATGGCTGGACCATGGCGGCGAACGGCGCGTCGACACAAGTGCGTTTGGTGTCGCAGGCCGCGAACGAATTGGTCTTGGCCATGGGCGAGCAAACTATGCGCGGCACTGTGGTGCGCGATGGGGAACAGTTCCATGTCTTCACACAAGGTCATCACACGGTTTTGCACTACGTTGACGTCATGGCGCACGCTGGCGAAAACGAAGCAGAGGGTGGACGTTTGACCGCACCAATGCCCGGCAAGATTGTCGCGGTGATTGCGAAAAACGGCCAAGAAGTGAAGAAGGGTGAGGCGCTGTTGATTATGGAAGCGATGAAGATGGAACACACCATCTCTGCACCTCATGATGGCGTCGTTGAAGAAGTTTTGTATACGGTTGGTGATCAGGTGACAGAAGGTGCGCCTTTGTTGAATTTTAAGCAGTGA
- a CDS encoding 2-hydroxyacid dehydrogenase has protein sequence MNIIYYASGADPEVWLKAFRAYLPDAQIRIWEDGDDAPADYALVWKPPAAMLRGRTDLKAIFNLGAGVDAILQLGDALPAGVPLIRVDDAGMGVQMAEYVSHAVLRHFRRFDEYEMLQNQQQWRPLPQHRKEDFSIGVLGLGALGNRILDGLKVFDFPLLGWSRSPKQIDGVQCFHGDAGLDSFLQQTKVLVLILPLTTETENLLDESKLSQLKQGAYVINVARGAHIVDADLLKLIQNGHIAGATLDVFREEPLPLAHPFWSEKRIHITPHISALTVRDESAKQIAGKIAALERGETVAGLVDQLKGY, from the coding sequence ATGAACATCATCTATTACGCAAGCGGTGCTGATCCTGAAGTCTGGTTGAAGGCTTTTCGGGCTTATCTTCCTGATGCGCAGATTCGTATCTGGGAAGATGGTGATGATGCGCCAGCCGATTATGCCTTGGTGTGGAAACCACCTGCCGCCATGTTGCGTGGACGTACAGATTTGAAAGCAATCTTCAACCTAGGCGCTGGTGTTGATGCGATCTTGCAATTAGGCGATGCCTTGCCTGCTGGCGTGCCTTTGATTCGCGTCGACGATGCCGGTATGGGTGTGCAAATGGCAGAGTATGTGAGCCATGCGGTGTTACGGCATTTCCGCCGTTTCGATGAATATGAGATGCTGCAAAATCAACAGCAGTGGCGTCCTTTACCGCAGCATCGTAAAGAGGATTTCAGTATCGGCGTGTTGGGATTGGGGGCCTTGGGAAACCGTATTCTTGATGGCTTGAAAGTCTTTGATTTTCCTTTGTTAGGCTGGAGTCGGTCGCCGAAGCAGATCGATGGTGTGCAATGCTTTCATGGGGATGCTGGCTTGGATTCCTTTTTGCAGCAGACCAAAGTGTTGGTGCTTATTTTGCCGCTGACCACGGAGACCGAAAACTTGCTCGATGAAAGCAAGCTGTCGCAATTGAAGCAGGGCGCTTACGTGATTAACGTCGCCCGCGGCGCGCATATCGTTGATGCCGATTTATTGAAGCTGATTCAAAACGGTCATATCGCAGGGGCGACGCTTGACGTATTCCGCGAAGAACCGCTACCGCTCGCCCATCCATTCTGGTCCGAAAAGCGGATCCATATCACGCCGCATATTTCAGCGTTGACGGTGCGGGACGAGAGTGCCAAACAAATTGCAGGAAAAATCGCTGCGCTCGAGCGTGGTGAAACCGTTGCTGGCTTAGTTGACCAGTTGAAAGGATATTGA
- the bioD gene encoding dethiobiotin synthase → MQTRTNDYFITGTDTEIGKTFVTSALLRAFTQQGRSTLGMKPIASGAEEVDGVLHNEDVDSLVAASSIKAPQEIVVPYLMRTPAAPHIVAKLENVKMDVQHVQHCYQQAQSLADVVLVEGVGGFCVPLDDQTSTVDLAQRLGLPVILVVGMRLGCINHALLTAQAIRASGLKLAAWVANTVDSDMRFFDENVQAIAQRIGAPCLGVMPRLAADALDHAHQHLRLELLRGESS, encoded by the coding sequence ATGCAAACAAGAACAAACGATTATTTCATCACTGGCACAGATACCGAGATCGGCAAGACTTTCGTTACGTCGGCTTTGCTGCGCGCTTTCACCCAGCAAGGAAGATCGACCTTGGGCATGAAGCCGATTGCGTCTGGTGCTGAGGAAGTCGACGGTGTTTTGCATAATGAAGATGTGGATAGTTTAGTCGCCGCTTCCAGCATCAAAGCACCGCAGGAAATCGTGGTGCCTTATTTGATGCGCACACCGGCGGCGCCGCATATTGTGGCGAAGTTGGAAAACGTGAAGATGGATGTGCAGCATGTTCAGCACTGCTATCAACAAGCGCAATCGCTCGCGGACGTGGTTTTGGTGGAAGGCGTTGGTGGATTTTGCGTGCCGCTCGATGATCAGACGAGTACGGTCGATTTAGCGCAGCGTTTAGGCTTGCCCGTCATTCTCGTCGTGGGCATGCGTTTGGGATGTATCAATCATGCTTTGTTAACCGCACAAGCCATACGGGCGAGTGGTCTGAAACTTGCAGCTTGGGTCGCGAATACGGTTGATAGCGACATGCGGTTTTTTGATGAAAACGTGCAAGCGATCGCACAGCGCATTGGGGCTCCCTGTTTAGGCGTGATGCCACGCCTTGCGGCTGATGCGCTCGACCATGCACATCAACATTTAAGACTTGAACTTTTGCGAGGCGAGTCATCGTAG